The following are encoded in a window of Rosa chinensis cultivar Old Blush chromosome 4, RchiOBHm-V2, whole genome shotgun sequence genomic DNA:
- the LOC112200874 gene encoding phloretin 4'-O-glucosyltransferase, with protein MVQHRFIMIAFPAQGHINPSLQLAKRLIRTTGARVTFVISVSAHRRIGNRATTPSGLTFAPFSDGNDDGAKPEDDRQHILRELKSRSSQAIVDLVKSGANEGHPYTCIVYTLALSWVAEVATELHLPSALLWIQPATVFDIYYYYFNGYKDIIRNNTGADNNDPSFAVELPGLPLSLRSRDLPSFLLASSPYIYRFALPLFEDQLENLGKLSKAIILVNTFDALEPEALKAIDKYNLIGIGPLMPSAFLDDKDSSDKSFGCDLFQKSKDSTYMEWLNSKPEQSVVYVSFGTVSVLSKIQMEEIAKGLLDSGRPFLWVIRENQKNGEGKEGKEEEELSCREELEELGVIVPWCSQVEVLSNPSLGCFVTHCGWNSSLESLVCGVPVVACPQWTDQCTNAKLIEDTWKTGVRVAPNEEGVVVGEELKRCLDLVMGSQELRRNANKWKNLAREAVSEGGSSDKNLRAFLKEIEEVD; from the coding sequence ATGGTTCAACACCGCTTCATTATGATAGCATTTCCAGCTCAAGGCCACATCAATCCCTCCCTCCAATTAGCCAAGCGCCTCATCCGCACCACTGGGGCGCGTGTAACCTTTGTCATCAGCGTCTCCGCTCACCGCCGCATTGGCAACCGCGCAACTACTCCTAGTGGCTTGACCTTTGCTCCCTTCTCTGACGGGAACGACGACGGGGCTAAGCCTGAAGACGATAGGCAGCATATCCTTAGAGAGCTAAAGAGTCGCAGCTCGCAAGCGATTGTGGATCTTGTCAAATCTGGTGCGAATGAGGGCCACCCTTACACTTGCATAGTGTACACTTTAGCTCTCTCTTGGGTCGCGGAAGTGGCCACTGAGCTTCACCTCCCCAGCGCTCTCCTTTGGATTCAGCCAGCCACAGTGTTCGACATATACTACTATTACTTCAATGGCTACAAAGATATCATCAGGAACAATACCGGTGCTGATAACAATGACCCCTCCTTTGCAGTAGAATTACCAGGACTGCCACTATCGTTGAGGAGCCGCGACCTTCCCTCCTTCTTGCTGGCTTCGAGTCCGTACATATACCGTTTCGCTCTCCCATTGTTCGAAGATCAGTTGGAAAATCTTGGGAAACTAAGCAAGGCAATCATACTGGTGAACACGTTCGATGCACTAGAACCCGAGGCCTTAAAAGCAATCGACAAGTACAACTTGATCGGAATCGGGCCTTTAATGCCGTCTGCTTTCTTGGACGACAAGGATTCATCTGATAAATCATTCGGATGCGATCTTTTCCAGAAGTCAAAAGATTCCACCTACATGGAATGGCTGAATTCGAAGCCGGAACAGTCGGTCGTTTACGTGTCGTTTGGGACCGTTTCCGTGCTGTCCAAGATTCAAATGGAGGAAATTGCAAAAGGGTTGCTGGATTCTGGACGTCCGTTTCTGTGGGTGATTAGGGAAAACCAAAAGAACGGAGAAGGTaaggaaggaaaagaagaagaggagctgAGTTGTAGAGAGGAACTAGAAGAGCTTGGGGTGATAGTCCCGTGGTGTAGTCAAGTAGAGGTTCTGTCAAATCCTTCGTTGGGTTGTTTTGTgacacattgtggctggaattCAAGCTTGGAGAGTTTAGTTTGTGGGGTACCGGTGGTGGCATGTCCTCAATGGACCGATCAATGCACTAATGCAAAACTGATAGAGGACACGTGGAAGACAGGGGTGAGGGTAGCACCGAATGAGGAGGGTGTTGTTGTGGGTGAGGAGTTGAAGAGGTGTCTGGATTTGGTCATGGGAAGTCAAGAGTTGAGAAGGAATGCTAACAAGTGGAAGAATTTGGCGAGAGAGGCTGTGAGTGAAGGGGGGTCATCTGACAAGAATCTCAGGGCGTTTCTGAAGGAGATTGAAGAAGTAGATTAA
- the LOC112200876 gene encoding protein PUTATIVE RECOMBINATION INITIATION DEFECT 1-like, which yields MFDELLHCLGVLLNCQQSNPFTHIRDKNGLITNLVSGLQLPSEEIRGEILFVLYKVSALHYASEDADGSDLLFSFCPKLVRLSLEALMKTQSDDVRLNCIRLFSTSFILLYLSLKS from the exons ATGTTTGATGAGTTG CTTCACTGCTTAGGAGTTCTCTTAAACTGTCAGCAGAGTAATCCCTTTACTCACATTAGAGACAAAAATGGCCTCATTACCAATCTTGTTTCAGGTCTTCAATTACCAAG TGAAGAGATTCGGGGAGAAATTCTGTTTGTTCTGTACAAAGTATCTGCTCTCCACTATGCATCAGAGGATGCTGATGGATCtgatcttttattttccttttgccCCAAGCTAGTGCGCCTGTCTCTGGAGGCCCTCATGAAGACCCAAAGTGATGACGTCCGCTTGAATTGTATACGTTTGTTTTCAACCTCTTTTATACTTTTATATTTGTCCCTCAAAAGTTGA